Proteins from a genomic interval of Rhodothermales bacterium:
- a CDS encoding VIT family protein, whose protein sequence is MDILLHAERHRMHRIGWLRAAVLGANDGIVSTASLVLGVAASQASAESVLVAGVAGLVAGAMSMAAGEYVSVSSQSDTEQAELDKERRELANDTAFEREELAAIYVDRGLDPSLAAQVADQLMARDALGAHARDELGISELTTAKPIQAALASAGTFAVGAALPLLVVVISPASAMLWTVAVSALVFLGLLGAVSGRVGGASPRVAAFRVTFWGALAMGLTSGVGALFGVVT, encoded by the coding sequence ATGGACATCCTGCTTCACGCGGAACGTCATCGAATGCACCGTATCGGCTGGCTCCGCGCCGCCGTGCTCGGGGCGAACGACGGTATCGTGTCGACGGCAAGCCTGGTGCTCGGCGTAGCTGCCTCACAAGCCAGCGCGGAGAGCGTACTTGTCGCCGGCGTGGCCGGGCTCGTGGCAGGTGCGATGTCGATGGCGGCGGGGGAGTATGTATCCGTCAGCTCGCAATCCGATACCGAGCAAGCCGAACTCGACAAGGAGCGTCGAGAACTGGCAAACGACACGGCCTTCGAACGCGAGGAACTGGCCGCAATCTATGTCGATCGCGGACTCGACCCCTCTCTGGCCGCGCAGGTGGCCGATCAGCTGATGGCTCGTGATGCACTGGGCGCACACGCTCGGGACGAGTTGGGGATATCAGAATTGACGACGGCGAAGCCCATACAGGCCGCCCTGGCATCGGCCGGTACGTTTGCGGTGGGCGCCGCGCTGCCTTTGCTGGTTGTCGTGATATCGCCCGCTTCGGCTATGTTGTGGACCGTTGCCGTCAGCGCGCTGGTTTTTCTGGGGCTGCTTGGCGCGGTTTCGGGCCGCGTCGGCGGTGCCTCCCCGCGCGTCGCCGCGTTTCGCGTCACCTTCTGGGGCGCACTGGCCATGGGTCTGACATCCGGTGTCGGCGCGTTGTTCGGGGTAGTGACGTAG
- a CDS encoding S8 family serine peptidase, with protein MTFRIVLLSLLLSAFSISSLDDKVRLETRVDRVHRELGMTGEGVIVAILDRGIDYEHPDFRNEDGTTRILFIYDMTDDTGAGASDNSFGLGTIYTRAQINAALTSGIRLATRDAFGHGTTTAGLAAGNGRASDGLYAGMAPDADLIVVKIVGGAPAHGNEPAEESADVRDMEAAMDFVIQKAEEAGQPFVALANIGSIGAASDGTTAWARAIDERFGDDFPGRVFVTGTSDDGGMPNHAAGLIQAGQSADLLIHKGDAGNLRFEMWYPGSDRYDVTIIGPGGTFGPYAYPVNANRDTQQTVDFTYFHNGTAVDFWDAASSRREILIDFATSGDYTVRLERKLGIDGRFDAFLNPSRLFEGVNNRFESFVVPGYTVWDMASSQTNIAPNSYVLRHDWTDIDGVARSESDEGAIGDLWLGSGIGPTMDDRRGVTVSAPGERLFAPYAPRSFYATDRANIVRDDGAGGMYGLQSAVSAAAPVTTGIIALMLQANPQLGAVDVRVALQQTAREDAFTGDTPNSRWGFGKIDAFAAVARILGVVDLVEVEGALPREATLFANYPNPFSGSTTLRFALPAPADVRLSVFDMLGRDVTVLVDQSLSAGVYETAFHAEALPAGVYVVRLEAGGRVFSRTLTHIR; from the coding sequence ATGACGTTCCGGATTGTCCTACTTTCCCTGTTACTCAGTGCGTTTTCCATATCTTCCCTGGATGATAAAGTCCGCCTCGAAACCCGGGTCGACCGTGTTCATCGCGAGTTGGGCATGACGGGCGAAGGGGTGATTGTGGCCATCCTCGATCGAGGCATCGATTACGAACATCCGGATTTCCGGAACGAGGACGGGACGACGCGTATCCTGTTTATCTACGACATGACGGACGATACCGGCGCCGGCGCGTCGGATAATTCGTTTGGGTTGGGGACGATCTACACCCGCGCGCAGATCAACGCGGCGCTTACCAGTGGCATCCGGCTGGCGACGCGCGACGCCTTCGGGCACGGGACGACGACCGCCGGCCTCGCCGCAGGCAACGGGCGGGCCAGCGACGGATTGTACGCCGGCATGGCCCCGGATGCCGACCTGATCGTCGTCAAGATCGTCGGCGGCGCGCCGGCGCATGGCAATGAGCCGGCTGAAGAGTCTGCCGACGTACGGGACATGGAGGCGGCGATGGATTTTGTCATCCAGAAGGCCGAGGAAGCTGGCCAGCCGTTTGTCGCCCTCGCCAACATTGGCAGCATCGGGGCCGCTTCGGATGGGACGACGGCCTGGGCGCGGGCCATCGACGAGCGGTTTGGGGACGACTTTCCGGGCCGGGTGTTTGTCACCGGCACCAGCGACGACGGCGGGATGCCCAACCACGCCGCCGGCCTGATCCAGGCCGGGCAGTCCGCCGACCTGCTGATCCATAAGGGCGATGCAGGCAACCTCCGGTTCGAAATGTGGTACCCCGGCTCGGACCGGTACGACGTGACGATCATCGGGCCGGGCGGGACGTTTGGGCCGTATGCCTATCCGGTTAACGCCAACCGGGACACGCAGCAAACGGTCGACTTTACCTACTTCCACAACGGCACGGCGGTCGATTTCTGGGACGCCGCCAGTTCACGGCGGGAGATCCTGATCGACTTCGCGACATCGGGCGACTATACGGTACGCCTCGAACGTAAATTGGGCATCGATGGGCGGTTCGATGCGTTTCTGAATCCCTCGCGCCTGTTCGAAGGCGTCAATAACCGCTTTGAGTCGTTTGTCGTGCCGGGGTATACGGTATGGGATATGGCGAGCTCGCAGACGAACATCGCCCCCAATTCGTACGTGTTGCGGCACGACTGGACGGACATCGACGGGGTCGCGCGCAGCGAGAGTGATGAGGGCGCCATCGGCGATCTGTGGCTGGGCAGCGGCATCGGGCCGACGATGGACGACCGGCGCGGCGTGACGGTCAGCGCGCCCGGCGAGCGGCTCTTCGCCCCGTACGCGCCGCGGTCGTTTTATGCGACAGACCGCGCCAATATCGTGCGCGACGACGGCGCCGGCGGGATGTACGGCCTCCAGAGCGCCGTCAGCGCGGCCGCGCCGGTCACGACCGGCATCATCGCGCTCATGCTCCAGGCGAATCCACAACTGGGCGCTGTTGATGTGCGCGTAGCGCTCCAGCAAACGGCCCGCGAGGACGCTTTCACCGGCGATACCCCGAACAGCCGGTGGGGATTTGGGAAGATCGACGCGTTCGCGGCGGTGGCCCGGATTCTCGGGGTTGTGGATCTAGTGGAGGTCGAAGGCGCCCTCCCGCGCGAGGCGACGCTGTTCGCGAACTACCCGAACCCTTTTTCGGGATCGACGACCCTGCGTTTCGCGCTGCCGGCGCCGGCGGACGTTCGCCTCTCCGTGTTCGACATGCTCGGGCGCGACGTGACCGTGTTGGTGGACCAGTCGCTCTCTGCCGGGGTGTATGAGACGGCCTTCCACGCCGAAGCGCTGCCGGCCGGCGTGTATGTTGTGCGGCTGGAAGCTGGCGGACGCGTGTTTAGCCGGACCCTCACGCACATCCGGTAA
- a CDS encoding acetate/propionate family kinase, which produces MSILVMNAGSSSLKLGLFDADTCDPLAAGLLEWATDGRGSELVWRMADGKPGERVQLPADRPAAIREALASIDRLDGSHARIRAVGHRVVHRGPDFSSSVRIDDRVMERLIGLYDLAPLHNPAAVAVIEATGAALPDIDQVAVFDTAFFARLPESARVYPLPYAWYSAWGIRRYGFHGISHAYCAERAAQLLGRDPGTLRLVTCHLGQGCSASAIRGGEPVATTMGFTPLEGLMMGTRSGSVDPGILLYVQRTHGISVEALERALQKESGLFGVSGVSGDYREVEAAATAGHARARLALTLFADRVRAAVGALAVQLGGVDALVFTAGVGENARGLRSEVCRGLECLGLVLDADLNASADPDADLAEPGSPARILAIHTREDWMIARETQRVVGISHHRSGGLR; this is translated from the coding sequence GTGAGCATCCTGGTGATGAATGCCGGCTCCAGCAGCCTCAAGCTGGGTCTGTTCGACGCAGACACGTGTGATCCGCTGGCCGCCGGACTGCTCGAATGGGCGACCGACGGCCGGGGCTCCGAGCTCGTCTGGCGGATGGCGGATGGGAAGCCAGGCGAGCGCGTGCAGTTGCCGGCGGACCGGCCGGCGGCGATTCGAGAAGCGCTGGCATCGATCGACCGGCTCGATGGCTCACACGCGCGCATTCGAGCGGTGGGGCACCGGGTGGTCCACCGCGGGCCCGACTTCTCGTCCAGCGTGCGTATCGACGACCGCGTGATGGAGCGGCTGATCGGGTTGTACGACCTGGCTCCGCTCCACAACCCGGCCGCCGTGGCCGTGATCGAGGCAACCGGGGCGGCGCTGCCGGACATAGACCAGGTAGCGGTGTTCGACACCGCCTTCTTCGCCCGACTCCCCGAAAGCGCCCGGGTGTACCCGCTGCCTTATGCGTGGTACAGCGCGTGGGGGATCCGGCGGTATGGATTCCACGGCATCAGCCACGCGTATTGTGCGGAGCGGGCGGCGCAGCTGCTCGGTCGGGATCCGGGGACGCTCCGGCTCGTCACCTGTCATCTCGGGCAGGGCTGTTCGGCGAGCGCCATTCGCGGGGGCGAACCCGTGGCGACCACCATGGGGTTTACCCCGCTGGAAGGGTTGATGATGGGGACCCGCTCCGGCTCGGTCGACCCCGGCATCCTGCTTTACGTTCAGCGCACCCACGGCATTTCGGTGGAGGCGCTGGAACGGGCGTTGCAGAAGGAATCGGGTTTATTCGGGGTCTCGGGCGTGTCGGGCGATTACCGCGAGGTCGAGGCGGCGGCAACGGCCGGACATGCGCGGGCACGGCTGGCGCTTACCCTGTTTGCCGATCGAGTGCGGGCGGCCGTGGGGGCTCTGGCGGTGCAGTTGGGCGGGGTGGATGCCCTGGTATTCACCGCCGGCGTGGGTGAAAACGCCCGTGGCCTCCGGTCCGAAGTGTGCCGCGGCCTGGAGTGCCTCGGTCTGGTGCTCGACGCCGATCTGAACGCCTCGGCGGATCCGGATGCAGATCTCGCCGAGCCGGGTTCTCCTGCACGTATCCTGGCCATTCATACCCGGGAAGATTGGATGATCGCCCGGGAGACGCAGCGGGTGGTGGGAATATCCCATCATCGGAGCGGCGGCTTGCGCTGA
- a CDS encoding phosphoketolase family protein, whose protein sequence is MNPPPTSTLLQKLDAYWRASNYLSVGQIYLYDNPLLREPLSRDHIKPRLLGHWGTTPGLNFMYVHLNRLIVEHDLNMIFITGPGHGGPAAVAQTYLEGSYSERYPDISQDEAGMGRLFKQFSFPGGVPSHVSAEVPGSIHEGGELGYALSHAYGAAFDNPDLIVACVVGDGEAETGAMATSWHSNKFLNPARDGAVLPILHLNGYKIAGPAVLARISPEEIDQLFRGYGYTPYVVEGDDPDLVHAAMMETLDTVLADIRRIQHAARFEGVGERPRWPMIILRTPKGWTCPETIDGRPAEGSWRSHQVPLDALHTNPDHLRILEQWMRSYRPEELFDDEGRLRADLAELAPRGDRRMGVNPHANGGELLRNLRLPDFRSYAVDVPRPGGVDAESTRVQGSFLRDVMAMNQEAGNFRVFSPDENASNRWGDIFEVTDRCLVAERLPTDDHLSPEGRVMEMLSEHQCQGWLEGYLLTGRHGFFNCYEAFIHIIDSMFNQHAKWLKVCNDIPWRRPIASLNYLLSSHVWRQDHNGFSHQDPGFIDHVINKKAEVVRVYLPADANTLLSVTDHCLRSRNYVNVIVAGKQKAPQWLSMDEAVKHATAGVSIWEWASNDRGGEPDVVLACCGDVPTLETLAAVSLLRTMAPDLKIRVVNVVNLMKLQPSTEHPHGLKDADFDQLFTTDKPIIFAFHGYPWLIHRLTYRRTNHPNLHVRGYKEEGTTTTPFDMVVLNDLDRYHLVADVCDRVPAMASRAAYTKQWVRDKLIEHKQYIAEHGEDMPEIRDWRWEARS, encoded by the coding sequence ATGAATCCTCCCCCCACATCCACCCTGCTACAAAAGCTAGACGCCTACTGGCGGGCTTCGAATTACCTGTCGGTCGGGCAGATTTATCTATACGATAACCCACTGTTGCGCGAGCCCCTGTCGCGCGACCATATCAAGCCCCGTCTGCTGGGGCATTGGGGAACGACGCCGGGGCTCAACTTCATGTATGTCCACCTGAACCGGCTTATCGTGGAGCATGATCTGAATATGATTTTCATCACGGGGCCGGGTCATGGAGGGCCTGCGGCTGTGGCGCAAACGTATCTGGAAGGGTCCTACAGCGAGCGGTATCCCGACATTTCGCAGGACGAGGCCGGGATGGGGCGCCTCTTCAAGCAGTTCTCGTTCCCAGGCGGCGTTCCGAGTCACGTTTCGGCGGAAGTGCCCGGATCGATCCATGAAGGGGGCGAGCTGGGGTATGCGCTATCCCACGCCTATGGCGCGGCGTTCGACAACCCCGATCTCATCGTGGCCTGTGTGGTGGGGGACGGCGAAGCCGAGACCGGGGCGATGGCGACGAGCTGGCACTCGAACAAGTTTCTCAATCCGGCTCGCGACGGAGCCGTATTGCCCATCCTGCACCTGAACGGCTACAAAATTGCCGGCCCGGCCGTTCTGGCGCGCATCAGCCCCGAGGAGATCGATCAGCTTTTCCGCGGCTATGGCTACACGCCGTACGTGGTGGAAGGCGACGATCCGGACCTCGTTCATGCGGCCATGATGGAGACGCTGGATACTGTGCTCGCCGATATTCGCCGTATCCAACACGCCGCGCGTTTCGAGGGCGTCGGCGAACGGCCGCGCTGGCCCATGATCATCCTGCGGACGCCGAAGGGGTGGACCTGCCCGGAGACGATCGACGGCCGGCCGGCGGAGGGCTCCTGGCGAAGCCACCAGGTGCCGCTGGACGCCTTGCACACCAACCCGGACCATCTCCGGATCCTCGAACAATGGATGCGCAGTTATCGGCCGGAGGAGTTATTCGACGACGAGGGGCGTCTACGAGCCGACCTGGCCGAACTGGCGCCGCGCGGCGACCGCCGGATGGGCGTTAACCCGCACGCCAACGGTGGAGAGCTACTTCGCAACCTCCGGCTGCCCGATTTTCGCTCGTATGCCGTCGACGTGCCCCGGCCTGGCGGGGTCGACGCCGAATCGACCCGGGTGCAGGGGAGCTTCTTGCGCGATGTGATGGCGATGAACCAGGAGGCTGGCAACTTTCGCGTCTTCAGTCCGGATGAAAACGCCTCCAACCGCTGGGGGGATATCTTCGAAGTCACCGATCGGTGTCTCGTGGCCGAACGGCTGCCGACCGACGACCACCTGTCCCCCGAAGGCCGGGTCATGGAGATGCTGAGCGAGCATCAGTGCCAGGGGTGGCTGGAGGGCTACTTGTTGACGGGCCGGCACGGCTTTTTTAACTGTTACGAAGCCTTCATCCACATCATCGACTCGATGTTTAACCAGCACGCCAAGTGGCTGAAGGTGTGCAACGACATCCCCTGGCGCCGGCCCATCGCGTCGCTTAATTATCTGCTCTCGTCCCACGTCTGGCGGCAGGATCACAACGGGTTCAGCCATCAGGACCCCGGCTTCATCGACCACGTGATCAACAAAAAAGCCGAGGTCGTGCGCGTCTATCTTCCGGCGGACGCCAACACGCTGCTTTCTGTGACCGACCATTGCCTGCGGAGCCGGAACTACGTCAACGTGATCGTCGCCGGCAAACAGAAGGCGCCGCAATGGCTTTCGATGGATGAGGCCGTGAAACACGCTACCGCCGGCGTGAGCATCTGGGAGTGGGCCTCGAACGACCGCGGGGGTGAGCCGGACGTGGTGCTTGCCTGCTGCGGCGATGTGCCCACGCTGGAGACCCTGGCGGCCGTGTCGCTGCTGCGCACGATGGCGCCGGATCTGAAAATCCGCGTGGTCAACGTCGTCAACCTCATGAAACTGCAGCCGTCCACCGAACACCCTCACGGATTGAAGGATGCGGACTTCGATCAGCTCTTCACCACCGATAAGCCGATCATTTTTGCGTTCCACGGCTATCCGTGGCTCATCCATCGCCTGACGTATCGCCGCACGAACCACCCCAACCTGCACGTGCGGGGCTACAAGGAGGAAGGCACCACGACCACGCCGTTCGACATGGTCGTGCTCAACGACCTCGATCGGTACCATCTGGTGGCGGACGTGTGCGACCGGGTGCCGGCGATGGCTTCCCGCGCGGCCTATACCAAGCAATGGGTGCGCGATAAACTCATCGAACATAAGCAATATATCGCCGAACACGGCGAGGACATGCCCGAAATTCGCGACTGGCGCTGGGAGGCACGGTCGTGA